CTGCACCTAATTGACTACGCACTGTAATTTTCCCTCCATACGATTCCACAATCGAACGGGTAATGGCAAGGCCGAGACCCGCGCCTCCTTGTTTTCTAGAACGGGAAGAGCTTGTGCGATAGAAGCGTTCAAAGATATGAGGGAGATGCTCCGGTTCAATTCCTGAGCCGTTATCTTTGACGGTTAACTCGGCTTTATGCTGAGCGGCATACAACGAAATACTGATGGTTCCCCGATCTGAATCGGTGTGCTGTACTGCATTGTGGAACAGATTGAGTACAACCTGTTTCAGTTTGTGAGCATCGGCCATTACATGAACTTCAGCGGTCAGGTCGAGATGAACCTGTCTTTCCTGAGCCATCATGATCAACTGTGGCTGCATTTCGAGCAGCAGACTGTCAAGTTGGATGACTTCCTGCTCCTGCTGAGGCGCCTGATCCAGCTTGGTCAGCATCAGCAGATCCTCTACAAGTTTGTTAATCCGCACCGATTCACCGTACATGCTGTTCAAAGCGCTATATAATTGCTCGCTGTTGGAAGCTGCGCCGCGCTTGAGCACCTCAATAAATCCGTGAATGGAGGTAAGAGGGGTACGCAGTTCATGGGAAGCATCAGACAGAAAACGCTGCATCTGTTCTTTCGATTCCCGCTCTGCTTCAAACGAGTCTTCAAGCCTCTCGAGCATGCCGTTAAATGAAAGCGCCAGCTGATCCACTTCCTGTTGTCCCTGGACAGAAGGAAGGCGTTCGGCCAGGCTGCCTGCATCGATTCGTTGCACCGTATCTACCATACTGGACAAGGGAATCAGTGTCCGGCGAAGTGCTTTGGCGTATAGAACGAGTCCAGCCACCATAGCCAGCAGGGATAACATCAAGAAGATCAGAAGCTGTTTCACAATCAAATCTTTTAGCGGTTTCGTAGCAGTGCCCATCTGCACCATGGGTAAGCCGCGATTACGCGGTCCAGGCGAGGAGAAGACGATTAGCTGCTCATTGCCCTGGTTATCCGTTACAATCCGGTACGGAACATGTTGTTTATCGTTGATCCGATCTGTAATGTTCTGATATTCAACTGATGTCAAGCGAGGAGCGATCAGACCGTCTTCACCAAAAATGTCCTCGAAGCCACTTTGATTATCAAATAAGGCGAGTGAACGATCAGGAATGTATAAGAAACGATTGCCTGATCCTCTTGGATCTGATCCAGATTGCCCACCAAAAGGATTGTTCGTCGCACCACTTCGTGAAGACGATCCGAGCCACACAGGAGGCATGGACATGAGCTGCTCTTCCATGGTTTTCGCCTGGTTGCGATACAGAAAGCTTTCCATAATCCAGAATTGAAGAATGCCAATTAACAATAACAGAGCAGCCATAATAAACAGGGATCGCGCGAGTAATTGAGAGCGGAGCGAATGTGGCGATATCCATTGATGAAGCCATGTCCAAAAATGTTTATCTTTCTTTAATAAAGAGGTCATTAGAGATCCACCCTGTATCCGACACCTCGAAGTGTACGAATGAGCTTATGTTCTTTATCCCCCAGTTTGTCACGCAAGGAGCGGACGTACACCTCCACAATATTCTCTTCTCCACCAAAATCGTATCCCCACACGCGGTTCAGAATGGTCGCTTTACTCAGGACAATGCCATGATTAAGCACGATGAATTTTAATAGTTCATATTCGGTTGGAGATAACTCCAGAATCTGATCGTGATAGGTAATCTCTTTGCGTTGATCATCAATTCGGAATGGACCATGAGTCACTGCCCCTATTAATAAAGGAAACTGATTACGCAGCCTTGCCTGAATCCGTGCAAGCAGTTCATCGAACGCAAAAGGCTTAATCATATAATCGTCAGCACCAAGCCATAGGCCTTTTACCCGATTCTCGACTTCATCTTTGGCTGTCAGCATGATCACCCCGACCTGAGCCCCGCTCTTGCGCAGACGCTCAACAACCTCAAACCCATCCATCTCGGGCATCATGACATCCAGAATGGCCATATGTGGACGAAAGTCTAGTGCCAATTCAAGCGCAGCGGCTCCATCCGGGGCCGTACGTACGTCAAATCCTTCGTTGCTTAGCCCAAGCTCCAGAAATTGCAAAATATGTGGTTCATCATCTGCCAATAGTATTTTAATGCCAGTACTTAGCTTCATAAGCAGGCGTTCCCTCCCGTTAAATCCATCGATTACATACCCTCAAATCTAGAGGTCTATATGCTGTATTATCGCTCGCCAAACTGAAAATTAGCTGAAAAGTTTGCAAGTTATCCTCAGGCAACATTCAGCGGGCACTCATCCCAGTTTTACTTTGGCATGTCACAATAGTAGACATGAAGAACTTGAAGGAGTGATTGAGATTGAATAACGCCAAACGAAGGATTGACCTTGTCCTTCTGCCGATTGTTTTACTGGCGGCATTTCTGAACGGGTATGGCATCTGGAACGACCAATATGCCAATTCCTATTATACGACCGCCGTCGGGAGCATGCTGAGAAATTTCCATAACTTTTTCTACGCATCGCTTGACTCGGCTGGTTCGGTAACCGTAGACAAACCACCGGTTGTCTTCTGGATTCAAACCGCTTTTGCTTACGTATTTGGATTACATGGATGGAGTGTTATTTTACCGCAAGCGTTAGCGGGGATCGGTTCGGTGCTGCTGATATATTTCATGGTCAAGCCTACATTTGGTCTTGCCGCGGCGCGAATCTCGGCACTTGCGATGGCGACTGTTCCTGTTGTGGCAGCGGTCAGTCGTACCAACAATATTGACAGCATGTTGGTATTCACGTTGCTGCTGGGTTCATGGTTTTTGTTCAAGGGAAGCAAGCAAGGTAGTACGTGGCGCATCCTGGTTGCCTTTGCACTCATTGGACTTGCTTTTAATATGAAAATGCTGCAAGCCTACATGATTCTTCCGGCTTTCTACTTGTTCTATCTGCTTGCATTCAATGCAAAGTGGAGAAGAAAAATCATCCTGCTGATCGGAAGTACGGCAGTGCTGGCAGTTGTTTCCTTATCCTGGGCAGTTACCGTGGATTCTATACCGACAGATGAACGGCCTTATATCGGCAGCAGTGAAACCAATTCGGTGCTGGAGCTGGCTTTTGGATATAACGGCTTATCCCGTCTCACGGGACAACAGAACAGATCAGCGAATGCAGGCATGCCAAACGCCTCTGATGAAGGCAAGGTCCGTGGCAACGCAACTTCCCAGACATCAGCATCCGATCAGTCGGGCAGCGGCTCGGCTCCAACAGTCAATGCACCGGGAAATGGTGAAATGGGTGGCATGAACGGAATGACTTTCCCGGGCGGTCAGATGCCAAACGGTGGCGAGATGCCTAATGGAAGGAATTTCGGAGGCGGTAATGGCGGCGGTGGAGGCATGGGTGGCATGTTTGGTACAGGGGAAAAAGGTCCTCTGCGCTTATTCCAGACCGAACTGTCCGGCCAGGCCAGTTGGCTTTTGCCGATGGTATTACTTGGCTGCATCGCGATTTTTGCAGGATTAAGACGGAGAAATATAACAGATAAGCACAAGGAAGCTTTGTTCTGGCTGGTCTGGCTGCTTCCGGTAGCTGCTTTCTTTAGTGTAGCTGGTTTTTTCCATCAATATTATCTGATTATGCTCGCACCTCCTGTAGCGGCATTAACCGGAGCAGGATTTGCAGCCATGTGGACGGCGTATCGTGAACGCAATGGCTGGCAAGCCTGGCTGCTTCCGATATCCGTACTGCTTACGACCATCTTCGGCTGGTACATCATGCAGGTGTATAACGAAACGATCGGGGCAGCTTGGTCCATAAGTGAATTGATCGCAGGCATTCTGATCACGGTTATTCTGATTGTGATGCTTAATCGTTCACACCCCTGGAAAAAGGGTTTGATTATCGCAGGCTTCATGGTCATGCTGATCGGTCCGACCTATTGGGCATTTACCCCTATCACATATGGAGGTAACAGCATGATTCCGGCAGCTGGACCTACAGGTTCCAATGGGATGTTCGGTGGAATGGGCATGGCGATGGGAGATAGACAAGGTGATCGCATTGGTGGCGATATGGTTCTGCCGAACGCATCAAATGACACCGACACCGATCAGGCTTTCCCATCATCCGATGAAGCTGACCCGAATAATGCGGGCATGGGAACACCTCCGAATTCAGAAGGAAACATGAATGGTGGAGGAGGAATGCCTACGACAGGTGGTCGAGGTGGAGCGGGAAACCGCAACGAAGAAGTGGACACCACAACACTGAATTATCTGAGAGAGCATAACACAGGTGAAACCTATCTCTTCGCAACGACGGACTATAACCAGGCAGCTCCATATATCATCGATGAGAATGAAGCAGTCATTACGCTTGGGGGGTTCTCGGGCTCAGATCCGGTGTATACCACGGAAAAACTGGAACAACTTGTGAAGAGTGGACAAGTGAAATACTTCATGGTAGGTGGCATGGGCGGCCGAGGTGGAAGTTCTGATATCGGTGACTGGATCAAGGAGCATGGTACCGAAATTCCAACGTCAGAGTGGAAGACAGGTACGGACAGCGGTTCCGGTTTCGGTGGTCAAACCACTTTATATGAAGTGAAATTATAAGCGTGATCGATTGGTATAAGGGAGGGAACGAACATGGCTCAAAAGTGCCGTTACAGCATTATCATTCCGATGTATAACGAAGAAGCGGTGATTGAGGAGACTTATCGGCGTCTGAAAAAAGTGATGGGCAGTACGGGAGAAAGCTACGAGCTGCTGTTTGTCAATGACGGTAGCGTGGACCAAAGTGCACAGATGATTCGTGACTACGCCCGTTGGGACGAGAGTGTGAAGCTGATTGATTTTGCACGCAACTTCGGTCACCAGATCGCGATTACAGCAGGGATGGATTATGCAGCAGGCGATGCGGTCGTCATTATTGATGCGGATCTTCAGGACCCTCCCGAGCTGATATTGGACATGATCGCCAAGTGGAAAGAGGGCTATGAGGTTGTCTATGCCCGTCGGACCAGACGAAGCGGGGAGACCCGCTTCAAGAAATGGTCGGCAAGCCTGTTCTACCGCGTACTGCGTGCGTCGACGGATACGGATATTCCAGTGGATACCGGCGATTTTCGTCTGATTGATCGCAAGGTATGTGATGAGATGAAACGTCTTCCGGAAAAAAATCGATTTGTTCGCGGACTGGTCAGTTGGGTGGGGTTCCGTCAGACGGCCATTGAGTACGAACGGGATGAACGTTTAGCAGGGGAGACCAAATACCCGCTGAAACGCATGTTGAAGCTGAGTCTGGACGGCATTACCTCATTCTCACACAAACCACTCAAGCTGGCAGGTTACGTAGGAGCTGTTCTATCCATCGGCGGTTTCATCTATATGCTAAGTGTCATCGCTTCAGCGATATTTACAGATTCAACGATCAAAGGATGGCCTTCAATGGTCAGCATCATGCTGATCTTTAACGGCTTCATTCTGATCATGCTGGGCATTCTTGGCGAGTATGTTGGCCGAATCTATGATGAAACGAAGGCGCGCCCGCTATATATCGTAAGAGATGTGTATCAGGTGGAAAGTCAGTCGAGTCAGTCACGGTTAACGGGCAGAGTTGCTCATCATGACTAATCGTTTGGTCACTATATTTAAGTTTGGAATTGTGGGTGTCCTGAATACGGCGGTGGATGCAATGGTATTCACGTTGCTCGCTGCCGCAGGCGCACCTGCTCTAATTGCTCAGGTGATCTCGTATAGCTGTGGGGTCGTGAACAGTTACTGGTGGAACGGCAGGTGGACCTTCCAGGATGCGGGAAGACAGGGCAAAAAAAACGAAATCATGCGTTTTGTAATCACCAATCTGGTGGTACTGTCTTTATCCTCCCTGATTTTGTATATCTGCAATAGCACATTAGGTTGGAGTGTTGTAATGAGTAAAATACTGGCAACTCTCTCAGGCATGGTTATAAACTATATTGCCAGTCGGTATTGGGTGTTCCGGGCAGAGCCCGTTCAAGGATCTGATCCTTCATCTGATGCTAATGAAAGGAGTGTTTCATGATATGAGAATTAAAAAAGCAGTCATTCCGGCAGCGGGGCTTGGCACCCGATTTTTGCCAGCAACCAAGGCTCAACCCAAAGAAATGCTGCCGATAGTGGACAAACCAGCCATCCAATACATTGTGGAAGAAGCGGTACAATCGGGCATTGAAAATATCATTATCGTAACCGGTCGCAATAAAAAATCGATCGAGGATCATTTTGACAAATCGGTTGAATTGGAGCATTCCCTGTATGCCAAAGGCAAGCAAGCTCTATTGGAAGAAGTGCAAGCGATCAGCGAAATGGCGAGTATTCATTTTATCCGTCAAAAAGAACCGCTTGGATTGGGCCATGCGATTGGGTGTGCTCGTCAGTTTGTGGGAGATGATCCGTTCGCCGTACTGCTTGGAGATGATATTATGGTGTCTGATCCTCCGGCGCTCGCACAGATGATTCATTTATATGAAAAGACAGGCAGCCAGATTGTCGGTGTACGGCAAGTGCAGGATGCTGACGTGAGTAAATACGGAATTATCGATTCACAGGGCGCAGAGGATCGGGTTCACCGAATTACCAATCTGGTAGAAAAACCTTCAATGGCAGAAGCACCCTCCCGAACAGCCGTGATGGGACGATACATTCTGAAACCTTCCATCTTTCCAATTCTCGATCAAATCGAGAGAGGGGCTGGAGGGGAATATCAGCTAACGGATGCGCTGAAAGAAGTAAGCCAGGTGGAAGAGCTGCTGGCCCTTGAGCTGGAGGGGCGTCGCTACGATATTGGTGATCAGTTTGGATATATTCAGGCGATCTTGGAGATCGGACTGATGCGTAAGGAATTACAGCCCATGCTGACACCATATCTTCAGAAGCTTGCAACGCAGTGGGGATAGGGATTGATATGTAGCAGAAGTTTATATCTGCTGTAGGACGGAGTCTCCTCTGTGTCATGGTTCTGGCATAGACTCCAGCATTGTACAATGGTGACTGTCACGATACAATGAGCAAGAAGTTCAAGTTGCTCTTTGAGGAGTGAGGAATCATGAGTGAGGCTATCATCAGTGACCTTATTAAGTATATGGACGTGGAGGACAATGCCGCCATTCAATACATTCAGACCGAGCATCGGATGAAACTGGGACTCTTTTGGGGGATCCGGGAAGGCAGCCGCGTTCTGGAAATCGGTTGTGGTCAGGGAGATACAACGGCCGTGCTTGCACATCTGGTGGGGGAGCACGGGTATGTTCATGGTGTAGACATTGCACCAGAGGATTATGGTGCACCACTGACCGTAGGTGAAGCGGCAGCCAAACTGCGGAAATCTCCGCTGGGTGACCGAATTCGAATGGATTATGATTTTGACATTCTAAGTGATCAGGCCCAATTCGGCGAAAATGAGTTTGATGTGATTGTACTTTCCCATTGTTCTTGGTACTTGAAATCATTTGACGAACTCGCCCAGATTCTTAGCAAGGTTAGGAAGTGGGGGCATCAGTTATGTTTCGCCGAATGGGATGCACGAGTTACAGATGTGAGCCAGCTCTCACATTGGTTATCCGTTCTGATTCAGTCCCAGGTCGAATGTTACAAGGAGAACAGCTTCTCCAATGTGCGCACGCTTTTTACACCGGAGGATATTCAAGAGCTTGTCTCTGCGGCGGGCTGGACGATTAAGGAAGAGATTTCGATCCATTCTCCCGAGCTGCAGGACGGTCGCTGGGAAACCGAAATGACACTGGCAGAAGCGCCTATGGAACTGCAGATGCTTCCGATTCCGAATAAGGTAAAATCACTTCTTCTTTCCGAATTGAAATTACTTAGGACTCATCATGTCTCGAGGCCTGGGAGTCCACTGGGAACGTATGCGATTGTTGCCAAAAAGCAGTAAAGAAATAGCCATTTGCAGTAATTTATAAGAAAAACGTCTATCGACGTACTTTCACAGAAGACAGACCGCGTTTTGCTGAAGTTTTTCTTGCGATAATTGAATTGTTCAGCTCCGCTGAAAACGTATAAATTCCATTATCTAAAAAAATGTGTTTACTTCACGATGGTAATTTTGATATTATAATCGCAATATCAAATGCGACGAAGAGATGAGTAGATAAAAGGTTTCTTTTACAGAGAGCTCCGGCAGCTGAAAAGGGGTAAAGAATTTTTTGTTGAATAAAGACTCAGAGCAGCACATCGGAACTTTAAGGCTTGAGGGATGGTGTGACAGGAGCTCCTGTTATAGAGCGAGAGTATATGCGGATGCGGCATAATTGAATGCAGTTATCCTTAACTCGAAGAGGCTGGTATGGCGACATATTGGCGAATCTGGGTGGTACCACGAGTGTAACAATCTCGTCCCTGAGACTTTTGTCTTGGGGATGGGATTTTTTGGTTTTTCCGGGATGTTAGCTACACGCTTTGGAAATGCCTGAATAGTGTTTAATAAGGGGAAACTCACACCGAAAGGAAATGATGATTTTATGTCAGCAAAATTGAAAGTCGGTATCGTCGGAGGAACGGGGATGGTAGGTCAGCGTTTTGTGGATCTGCTCAATGAACACCCATGGTTTGAAGTAACGGCTATTTCAGCAAGTGCTAACTCGGCAGGCAAAACATACGAAGAATCCGTACAAGGCAGATGGAAGCTCGCTGCTGCGATCCCGGAAGCAGTGAAAAACATCGTTGTGCAGGATGCTTCCCAAGTGGAAGCTTTTGCAAGCCAGGTTGATTTTATATTCTGTGCTGTAGATATGAAAAAGAATGAAATTCAAGCGCTCGAAGAGGCTTATGCCAAAACGGGAACTCCGGTTGTTTCCAACAACTCGGCTCACCGCTGGACAGCGGATGTACCCATGGTTATTCCGGAAATTAACCCAGGACATCTGGACGTGATTGAAGCTCAACGCAAACGTCTCGGAACCAAAACCGGATTCATCGCAGTTAAACCAAACTGCTCGATTCAGAGCTATGTACCTGCACTTCACGCGTTGCGCGAGTTCAATCCAACTCAAGTGGTGGCTTCCACATACCAAGCGATCTCAGGCGCAGGTAAAAACTTTACCGACTGGCCGGAAATGCTGGATAACGTGATTCCATACATCGGTGGCGAGGAAGAGAAAAGTGAACAGGAGCCGCTGCGCATCTGGGGAAGCATTCAAAATAATGAGATTGTAAAAGCGTCCTCACCATTAATTACAACACAATGTATCCGTGTACCGGTAACAGATGGTCACCTGGCGACAGTATTTGTATCCTTTGAGAAAAAACCATCCAAAGAAGAAATTCTGGACCGTTGGCTGCAATTCAAAGGTCGTCCGCAAGAACTGGGTCTGCCAAGCGCACCGAAACAGTTCATTACGTATTTTGAAGAAGAGAACAGACCACAAACGAAGCTGGATCGTGACATCGAGCGCGGTATGGGCGTTTCAACGGGCAGACTGCGCGAAGACTCCCTATATGATTACAAGTTTGTAGGACTGTCTCACAACACGCTGCGCGGAGCAGCAGGCGGTGCTGTTCTGATCGCTGAATTGCTCAAAGCTGAAGGATATATTCAGCCGAAATAAACAGGCATTGTGGAAATAGGAATAAAAGTAATAGAATATTACTGACAGGCTACCCCTTTTAGTAGACAAGAGTATGAGCATCTGGGAAGATGAATTTATTTTTGTTGAACAGAGGGGTATTTTCATATCAATACATATGAAGCAGGAACACGTGAATCCAATATTCCAGAACAGGAAGGGGATTGTGATGGACGGTCAGCTGGTATTGCGTCGAGTCCGTCTTACAAGTGGTGAAGAGGTGGATGTGGTTATCAATGAAGGCAGGATTGTGAAATTCGCTCCTGGTGGAACGGCAACCGGAGATCGGATATGGGAATCGCCTGGAGCTTACATATCCAGCGGATGGATCGACATGCATGTGCATGCTTTTCCAGAGTTTGATCCTTACGGGGACGACATTGATGAAATCGGTGTAAAACAGGGCGTTACTACGATTGTGGACGCAGGCAGCTGCGGTGCTGATCGAATTGGCGATCTGGCGATAAGCACTCATAAGGCGGCTACCCGGGTGTTTGCCTTTTTGAACATATCTTGCCTCGGCTTACTGCGTACTGACGAATTGTCGAATCTGGACTGGATTGATCGGGACAAGCTGTTACAGGCTACCCGGGCATATTCTGAATTCATCGTGGGATTAAAAGCAAGAATCAGTGGGAGTGTGGTTGGCAAAAGCGGACTGCGGCCGCTGTATTTGGCAAGAGAGTTTTCGCAGGAAACAGGCCTGCCGCTTATGGTTCACATTGGATCAGCCCCACCTGATATTCGTGAGGTCATGCCGCTCTTACAGGGTGGTGATGTGGTCACTCACTATTTGAATGGAAAAAACAATAATTTGTTCGATGATAGAGGCGCGCCGCTGGATGTATTGAACGATGCCATCAAGCGCGGTGTGCATTTGGATGTGGGACATGGGACTGCGAGTTTTTCATTTCAGGTTGCAGAAGCTGCCAAGAAGCATGGCATTGACCCGGATACGATCAGTACGGATATTTACAGGGGCAATCGTCTGAACGGTCCGGTCTACAGCATGGCTAATCTGTTAAGTAAGTTTCTGGCCCTTGGCTACTCGTTGAACGAGACGATAGATCGGGTGACCGTACGGGCAGCAGAGTGGCTGGGCAGACCGCAGCTGGGGAGGATTCAAGCAGGTGATGAAGCCAATTTGACTCTTTTCCAAGTAGTAGACAAGCCTGTAACGCTTGTGGACTCCGAGGGAGTAAATAAGATAGGCAGCCGTCAAATTGAAGTAAAAGGAGTGATTGTGGGTGACCAATTCATTGAATGTTAAATATGGACTGAAACGTGTTATCAACGCCAGCGGGCGGATGAGTATCCTCGGCGTATCTGCACCGACGGACACAGTCATGGATGCCATGAAGCAAGGCGGGCAGAGTTATGTGGAGATCGCAGATCTTGTAGACAAATCAGGGGACTATGTATCCCGTCTAATCGGTGCCGAAGCGGCCGTTGTTGTCAATTCCGCTTCTAGTGGCATCGCGCTCGCCGTAGCTGCCATGGTAACAAAGGGCAACCGCCACGAAAGTTTGAAGCTACATCAGGAAGTCATTACGAACAATGAAATTGTTATGTTGAAAGGCCACAATGTACAATACGGAGCTCCCGTGGAGACGATGGTTTACCTTGGTGGTGGGAAGCTGATCGAAGCCGGATATGCCAATGAAGGTCGGGCGGAGCATATCGCGGATGCGGTTTCAGACAAAACGGCTGCGATCCTATACGTCAAATCCCATCATGCGGTACAGAAAAACATGATTTCCATAGAGGAAGCCTGGCAGGTTGCCCAGAAGTGTGAGGTACCCCTCATTGTTGATGCGGCTGCGGAAGAGGACCTGCACAAATATGTGAAGTATTCGGATTTAGCCATATACAGCGGCTCCAAGGCCATTGAAGGCCCAACTTCCGGCATTGTGGCAGGTAAACGAACCTATATCGAATGGTTGAAGGTTCAGCTTCACGGGATTGGGCGCAGCATGAAAGTTGGTAAAGAAACTACGTTTGGCCTGCTTCAGGCTTTGGATGAATATGCAGTCAAAGCTGACCATAGTGAGCAGGAAAAGGCTTCCTTGCAGGAGTTAATGTCACTCAATCAGATAGCCGGGATTCAGGTATCGATTGTCCAGGACGAAGCGGGCCGAGCGATTTACAGGGGGCGCATCCAGGTCGACGAAGCGAAGGCGGGGATCAGTGCCAAACAGCTTAATGAGGAGCTGAGAGGCGGTCCTATCGCCATTTATACTCGTGATTATGGCGTAAGGCAAGGTTATTTCGATATCGATCCCCGTCCCTTGATGGGGGATGACATGCGGGTCATTGAAGATCGAATTCGACAATTGACAGGAGGAGAAG
This window of the Paenibacillus marchantiae genome carries:
- a CDS encoding DgaE family pyridoxal phosphate-dependent ammonia lyase, producing MTNSLNVKYGLKRVINASGRMSILGVSAPTDTVMDAMKQGGQSYVEIADLVDKSGDYVSRLIGAEAAVVVNSASSGIALAVAAMVTKGNRHESLKLHQEVITNNEIVMLKGHNVQYGAPVETMVYLGGGKLIEAGYANEGRAEHIADAVSDKTAAILYVKSHHAVQKNMISIEEAWQVAQKCEVPLIVDAAAEEDLHKYVKYSDLAIYSGSKAIEGPTSGIVAGKRTYIEWLKVQLHGIGRSMKVGKETTFGLLQALDEYAVKADHSEQEKASLQELMSLNQIAGIQVSIVQDEAGRAIYRGRIQVDEAKAGISAKQLNEELRGGPIAIYTRDYGVRQGYFDIDPRPLMGDDMRVIEDRIRQLTGGEGNV